In a genomic window of uncultured Sphaerochaeta sp.:
- a CDS encoding ABC transporter ATP-binding protein yields the protein MEPQKKITSLRMEHITKRFPGVLASDDITLSVGEGEVLALVGENGAGKTTLMNILMGLYQPDEGRILINGEEVRFKSPNDAFAAGLGMVHQQYMLVPNMTVLENIALGYKQAWSPIKLDLTMVRDRITEISKKYGLFVDPDAYIWQLSVGEQQRVELVKTLCLGARFLILDEPTSALTPQETDELIVLLKRMSSELSIIFISHKLQEVKDLSSKISILRHGAIVFEGNTDEHSPSDIAALMTGHEVDLPQNDAEACNGTPVLDIRSLNVKSDRGFLALKDLNLTIRGGEIVGLAGVSGNGQRELAEAINGLRKVENGEILFFGENIANKSPYHIIEAGMGYIPEERNTEGIVPSFSMKENLILKDTGREEFSNHSFLKNKAIEKNANDLRVKFDIRSPNIHVAAGSLSGGNIQKVILAREISRKPKFLIAVYPIRGLDLGAAEFIHKQLLEKRKEGIGILLVSEELDEILDLSDRVAVIFKGQIQKVLDRKDANRRSLGILMAGVKDDQTV from the coding sequence ATGGAACCACAGAAGAAGATTACCAGTCTCAGGATGGAGCACATCACCAAGCGCTTTCCCGGAGTGCTTGCCAGTGATGACATCACCCTCTCGGTAGGAGAAGGAGAAGTCCTGGCCCTGGTAGGCGAGAATGGTGCTGGAAAGACAACCCTGATGAATATCCTGATGGGACTGTACCAGCCTGATGAAGGAAGAATCCTCATCAACGGGGAGGAAGTGCGCTTCAAGTCCCCCAACGACGCCTTTGCCGCAGGACTGGGCATGGTCCACCAGCAATACATGCTGGTTCCCAACATGACCGTGCTGGAGAACATTGCCCTCGGCTACAAGCAAGCTTGGTCGCCGATCAAGCTGGACCTGACCATGGTCCGTGACCGCATCACTGAGATTTCGAAGAAATACGGGCTCTTTGTTGATCCCGATGCGTATATCTGGCAGCTCTCAGTCGGGGAGCAACAGCGGGTGGAGTTGGTGAAAACCCTCTGCCTGGGTGCACGATTCCTCATCCTTGACGAACCCACCAGCGCCCTCACCCCCCAGGAAACCGATGAGCTCATCGTACTGCTGAAGCGGATGAGCAGTGAGCTCTCCATCATCTTCATCAGCCACAAGCTGCAGGAGGTCAAGGACCTCTCCAGCAAGATTTCCATTCTCCGCCACGGGGCAATTGTGTTTGAGGGCAATACCGATGAGCACTCCCCTTCCGACATCGCAGCCCTGATGACCGGACATGAAGTGGATCTCCCCCAAAATGATGCAGAGGCCTGCAACGGGACACCCGTTCTGGATATCAGAAGCCTCAACGTCAAGAGCGACCGAGGATTCCTGGCGCTCAAGGACCTGAACCTCACCATCCGTGGTGGTGAGATCGTCGGCCTTGCCGGTGTATCGGGCAACGGACAGCGCGAGCTTGCCGAGGCCATCAACGGTCTGAGAAAGGTCGAGAACGGAGAGATCCTGTTCTTTGGCGAGAACATTGCAAACAAATCCCCCTACCATATCATTGAGGCCGGGATGGGGTACATTCCTGAGGAACGGAATACCGAAGGAATCGTTCCCTCCTTCTCCATGAAGGAGAACCTCATTCTCAAGGATACCGGCAGGGAGGAGTTCTCCAACCATTCGTTCCTGAAAAACAAGGCGATCGAAAAGAATGCAAATGACCTGAGGGTCAAGTTCGATATCCGCAGTCCCAACATCCACGTTGCGGCAGGTTCGCTTTCAGGCGGCAACATCCAGAAGGTGATCCTGGCTCGAGAGATATCCCGCAAGCCCAAGTTCCTCATCGCCGTGTACCCGATCAGAGGTCTGGACCTCGGGGCTGCCGAATTCATCCACAAGCAGCTTTTGGAGAAACGGAAAGAAGGAATCGGCATCCTGTTGGTAAGTGAGGAACTCGATGAGATCCTTGACCTCTCCGACCGGGTCGCCGTCATTTTCAAAGGACAGATCCAGAAGGTCTTGGATCGGAAGGATGCCAACCGCAGAAGTCTCGGAATCCTTATGGCAGGAGTGAAAGATGACCAAACAGTTTAG
- a CDS encoding ABC transporter permease → MTKQFRILYKVSIIILAILAAMLIGSIILMTIGADVFKTYLVILFEPLKTTLQLSEVLLRAIPLTIIALGISVAYRSGIINIGAEGQMAMGILGTTAVALAFPELPKPVLLPMAVLAGAISGGVWGFIPGFLKAKLQVSELLSTVMLNYIAAQFYTFLLRGPMLDPAELTMGSGTPQSMRLSRNLWLDRFLPGTRLHTGLFFALILALLIYFLLWKTKYGYKMRAAGASARAAKYGGISVTWYLVIAMVISGAFAGMAGAIEIAGVHRRAIEGITGGYGFSGIVVALFGGLHPAGIIPASFFFGLLIVGADMTQRMVGVPANMVNVLQGVIILVIVATKMILADPYLMEKVWRKVQGLGKKTKEVTA, encoded by the coding sequence ATGACCAAACAGTTTAGGATACTCTATAAGGTTTCCATCATCATCTTGGCCATTCTGGCCGCAATGCTGATCGGATCGATCATCCTGATGACCATCGGGGCGGATGTCTTCAAGACGTACCTGGTCATCTTGTTTGAACCGCTGAAGACGACGCTCCAGCTCAGTGAGGTGTTGCTCAGGGCAATTCCGCTTACCATCATCGCACTGGGCATCTCGGTAGCCTACCGAAGCGGCATCATCAACATCGGTGCCGAAGGCCAGATGGCCATGGGAATCCTCGGGACCACTGCGGTTGCCTTGGCTTTCCCCGAACTCCCCAAGCCGGTCCTCTTGCCGATGGCAGTGCTTGCCGGGGCGATAAGCGGTGGTGTCTGGGGCTTCATCCCCGGTTTTCTGAAGGCAAAACTGCAAGTCAGCGAGCTGCTTTCAACCGTGATGCTCAACTACATCGCTGCCCAGTTCTACACCTTCCTGCTGCGCGGTCCGATGCTCGACCCGGCTGAACTCACCATGGGAAGCGGAACCCCGCAGTCGATGCGGCTGTCACGCAACCTCTGGCTGGATCGCTTCCTTCCGGGAACGAGACTCCATACTGGTCTCTTCTTCGCCCTCATCCTTGCCCTCCTGATCTACTTCCTCTTGTGGAAGACCAAGTACGGCTACAAGATGCGTGCCGCCGGAGCCAGTGCACGTGCCGCCAAGTACGGCGGTATCAGCGTGACGTGGTATCTGGTCATCGCCATGGTCATCAGCGGTGCCTTTGCAGGTATGGCAGGTGCCATTGAGATTGCAGGTGTTCACCGAAGGGCCATCGAAGGTATCACCGGAGGCTATGGCTTCTCCGGTATTGTCGTCGCCCTCTTCGGCGGTTTGCATCCGGCAGGCATCATCCCCGCATCATTCTTCTTCGGCCTCCTTATCGTGGGAGCTGACATGACCCAGCGTATGGTCGGTGTCCCGGCGAACATGGTCAACGTGCTGCAGGGTGTCATCATCCTGGTCATCGTTGCCACAAAGATGATCCTTGCCGACCCCTATCTGATGGAAAAGGTCTGGCGCAAGGTACAAGGTCTTGGAAAGAAGACCAAGGAGGTAACAGCATGA
- a CDS encoding ABC transporter permease, translating to MNFIVNILSLGIPFSVALLIASLGEMFNQRAGVFNLGCEGIMAMGAFLGMLVPYSIGQGGPTPGIYNVLGLALAMGVGALFGMLFGFVVVTFRAPQGIAGIGLQMFGVGTAGTLFRHFVGGTQSVPGIDNLPIPGLSKIPILGPIFFSHNILVYLAFLFVPTAWYILFKTPWGLRVRAVGTNPRAADSIGIQVNRVRYQALAVGGALAGLAGAYLSLCQAKMFSDEIIAGRGFIAVALVYFGHWHPVKIMGGALLFSLAQALQLAIQGQGINFPYEFAVMLPYVMVIVVLAFSRESQLLGPTALGQPFNREKRI from the coding sequence ATGAACTTCATAGTCAACATCCTGAGCCTGGGAATCCCCTTCTCCGTAGCCCTCCTGATCGCTTCCCTTGGGGAGATGTTCAACCAGCGCGCCGGTGTATTCAACCTTGGCTGCGAAGGCATCATGGCAATGGGAGCCTTCCTTGGCATGCTCGTTCCCTACAGTATCGGACAGGGTGGTCCCACCCCGGGCATCTACAACGTCCTGGGTCTTGCGCTTGCCATGGGAGTGGGCGCACTGTTCGGCATGCTCTTCGGCTTTGTCGTGGTCACCTTCCGAGCCCCCCAAGGCATTGCAGGCATCGGACTGCAGATGTTTGGTGTCGGAACGGCCGGAACCCTGTTCCGTCACTTTGTCGGCGGCACCCAGTCTGTACCCGGCATCGACAACCTGCCTATTCCCGGTCTCTCAAAGATCCCCATCCTCGGGCCGATCTTTTTCTCGCACAACATCCTGGTCTATCTTGCCTTCCTCTTCGTTCCCACCGCGTGGTACATCCTCTTCAAGACCCCCTGGGGCCTGAGGGTGCGTGCTGTGGGCACCAACCCCCGTGCTGCCGACTCCATCGGCATCCAGGTAAACAGGGTACGCTATCAGGCGTTGGCAGTCGGAGGAGCTCTGGCAGGTCTTGCCGGAGCATACCTCAGTCTCTGCCAGGCCAAGATGTTCAGTGACGAGATCATTGCAGGACGCGGTTTCATCGCAGTCGCCTTGGTCTACTTCGGCCACTGGCATCCGGTGAAGATCATGGGAGGGGCACTGCTCTTCAGCCTGGCTCAAGCGTTGCAGCTTGCCATCCAGGGACAAGGCATCAACTTCCCCTATGAGTTTGCCGTCATGCTTCCGTATGTCATGGTCATTGTCGTCCTTGCCTTCAGCAGGGAGAGCCAGCTCTTGGGCCCCACCGCCCTGGGCCAGCCCTTCAACAGGGAAAAGCGTATTTAG
- the xdh gene encoding selenium-dependent xanthine dehydrogenase, whose product MYAFSVNGNPITYNENDKKLLRFLREDLNLTGTKDGCSEGACGTCTILVDGVKMKACAIPLSRLEGKSVITIEGLSQREMDVYSYCFAEAGAVQCGYCTPGMIISAKSLLDKNLNPTLEEVQKAIKGNICRCTGYKKIEEAILLAAEFFRDHLEVPHQEEEPRLDKRYQRVDAKAKALGQGLYADDIRIPGLLHAKAVRSAFPRAKVLDIDSSLAEKHPDFVHILTSDDVPHNIIGHIKQDWPVFIPVGSITRYTGDAICLVVGKSAETIEELISLVKVSYEVLPPVLTMEAALQDTAPKIHEDGNILSIEHIKRGDVDEALKHAKHVIRKTYSTPYTEHAFMEPECAVAVPEGEDGVLVHTSGQSIYDEQHEICHMLQLPPEKVHCHSMLVGGGFGGKEDMSVQHHAALAAWVLKQPVKVKLSRQESLTVHPKRHPMEIDLTTAFDDQGHILAMRAIIDANTGAYASLGGPVLQRACTHASGPYNFQNFEVVGRAIYTNLVPAGAFRGFGVTQSCFAVEANMNLVADTLGLDYYEIRRLNALKPGDTMPNGQIASEDTGIIECLEAVKDAYYSSPRAGIACGFKNSGLGVGFPDTGRCILSVEKGKVHIRTSAACMGQGVATVCTQMLGQTCSLKADQIIVEDPDTRRTPDSGTSTASRQSVFTGEAVKRASLLLKDALKTASLEQLEGREFNGEYTSITDPINSKKEHPVSHVAYSYSAQVVILDEEGKLEKVVAACDVGQVVNHQALTGQVEGGVVMGLGYGLTEDFPIKDGQLAVRYGTLGLLRSTDVPPIEVKLVEGPGKHPIAYGVKGVGELTTIPTAPSCQNAYFRYDGNFRTSLPLEDTAYRKKKKA is encoded by the coding sequence ATGTATGCATTCAGCGTAAATGGAAACCCCATCACCTATAACGAAAACGACAAGAAACTGCTGAGGTTTCTCCGAGAAGATCTCAACCTCACCGGAACCAAGGACGGATGCAGCGAAGGAGCCTGCGGCACCTGCACAATCTTGGTTGATGGGGTGAAGATGAAAGCCTGTGCCATCCCTCTCTCCCGCCTGGAAGGCAAGTCTGTCATCACCATCGAAGGGCTGAGCCAGCGCGAGATGGATGTCTACTCCTACTGTTTTGCCGAAGCCGGGGCTGTGCAGTGCGGGTATTGCACACCGGGCATGATCATCAGCGCAAAGAGCCTGTTGGACAAGAACCTCAATCCGACCTTGGAGGAGGTACAGAAAGCGATCAAGGGCAACATATGCCGCTGTACCGGATACAAGAAAATTGAGGAAGCCATTCTTCTGGCTGCAGAGTTTTTCAGGGATCATTTGGAGGTTCCCCATCAGGAAGAAGAACCACGCCTCGACAAGCGCTACCAGCGGGTCGATGCCAAGGCAAAGGCCTTGGGACAGGGCCTGTATGCAGATGACATCCGCATCCCCGGTTTGCTCCATGCAAAAGCTGTACGCTCAGCCTTTCCGAGGGCAAAGGTCCTGGACATCGACAGCAGTCTTGCTGAGAAACATCCGGACTTTGTGCATATCCTCACCAGTGACGACGTTCCACACAATATCATCGGCCACATCAAGCAGGATTGGCCGGTCTTCATCCCGGTAGGCAGCATCACCCGCTATACCGGCGATGCCATCTGCCTGGTGGTGGGGAAATCAGCGGAGACCATCGAGGAGCTGATCTCCTTGGTGAAGGTTTCCTATGAGGTTCTCCCTCCCGTCCTTACGATGGAAGCCGCACTCCAGGATACTGCTCCCAAGATTCATGAGGATGGCAACATCCTCAGCATTGAGCATATCAAGCGCGGAGATGTGGATGAGGCACTCAAGCATGCCAAACATGTGATCAGGAAAACCTATTCCACCCCTTACACCGAACACGCATTCATGGAACCCGAGTGTGCGGTGGCTGTTCCCGAAGGAGAGGACGGGGTACTGGTGCATACCTCAGGCCAGTCCATCTACGACGAACAGCATGAGATCTGCCATATGCTTCAGTTGCCGCCTGAGAAGGTCCACTGCCACAGTATGCTCGTCGGTGGAGGCTTCGGGGGAAAAGAGGACATGAGTGTGCAACACCACGCAGCCCTTGCTGCCTGGGTCCTCAAGCAACCGGTGAAGGTGAAGCTCAGCCGACAGGAGAGCCTTACCGTCCACCCGAAGCGTCATCCCATGGAAATCGACCTGACGACCGCATTTGATGATCAGGGTCACATCCTTGCCATGCGGGCCATCATTGATGCCAATACCGGTGCCTATGCCTCCTTGGGCGGACCGGTACTGCAGCGGGCTTGCACCCATGCATCAGGCCCCTACAACTTCCAGAACTTTGAGGTGGTGGGAAGAGCAATCTACACCAATCTGGTTCCTGCAGGAGCGTTCCGCGGGTTTGGGGTCACCCAAAGTTGCTTCGCTGTGGAAGCAAACATGAACCTTGTTGCCGATACCCTGGGCCTGGACTACTACGAGATACGGAGGCTCAATGCGCTCAAACCCGGCGATACCATGCCCAACGGGCAGATCGCCAGCGAGGATACGGGTATCATCGAGTGTCTTGAGGCAGTCAAGGATGCCTATTACTCCAGCCCGAGGGCCGGTATTGCCTGCGGATTCAAGAACAGCGGCCTGGGTGTCGGGTTTCCTGATACTGGACGCTGCATCCTCTCTGTTGAAAAGGGAAAGGTGCATATCCGAACCAGCGCAGCGTGTATGGGACAGGGCGTAGCTACGGTCTGCACCCAGATGCTTGGCCAGACATGCTCCCTGAAGGCCGACCAGATCATCGTCGAAGACCCCGATACCCGCAGAACCCCCGACTCGGGCACCAGCACGGCGAGCCGCCAGTCGGTCTTCACCGGAGAAGCGGTCAAGCGAGCATCCCTGCTTCTGAAAGACGCTCTCAAGACTGCATCCCTTGAGCAGTTGGAAGGGCGTGAGTTCAATGGGGAATACACCTCCATCACCGACCCGATCAACTCCAAGAAAGAGCACCCTGTCAGCCATGTCGCCTACAGCTATTCGGCCCAGGTCGTCATCCTTGATGAGGAGGGCAAGTTGGAAAAGGTTGTCGCAGCATGCGACGTTGGACAAGTGGTGAATCACCAGGCCCTGACCGGCCAGGTTGAGGGAGGGGTGGTCATGGGCTTGGGCTATGGTCTGACCGAAGATTTCCCGATCAAGGACGGGCAGCTGGCTGTCCGGTACGGCACACTGGGCTTGCTCCGTTCCACCGATGTCCCTCCGATCGAGGTGAAGCTGGTCGAAGGACCGGGCAAGCATCCCATTGCCTATGGGGTAAAGGGCGTGGGAGAACTCACCACCATTCCTACCGCTCCTTCCTGCCAGAATGCGTACTTCCGCTACGATGGAAACTTCCGCACCTCGTTGCCTCTTGAGGACACCGCATACCGGAAAAAGAAAAAGGCATAA
- a CDS encoding class I SAM-dependent methyltransferase, whose protein sequence is MEREPESTALFNRISPIYGLFFAYQKKRYAATLEQMHHLLGSRILDVGCGTGALCSALADRKLEVTGVEPAVRMLEVARKKTKGQTITFIQADATNRLPFEDKQFDISIASYVAHGMEQKKRFALYHEMSRVTGSRVIIHDYNANRNPFTSLIEYLERGDYFHFIKHAQTEMQECTNELRRCFSQVEVLQVGKRANWYICTPNPKPTDTDPSKP, encoded by the coding sequence ATGGAACGCGAACCGGAAAGCACTGCTCTCTTCAACCGCATTTCCCCAATCTACGGTCTCTTCTTTGCGTATCAGAAAAAACGGTATGCAGCAACTCTCGAGCAGATGCACCATCTGCTTGGCAGTCGCATCCTTGATGTAGGATGCGGCACCGGAGCCTTGTGCAGCGCCCTTGCAGACCGCAAGCTTGAGGTGACCGGCGTGGAACCTGCCGTTCGCATGCTCGAGGTTGCGAGAAAGAAAACCAAGGGCCAGACGATCACCTTCATCCAAGCCGATGCCACCAACCGGTTGCCATTCGAAGACAAGCAATTTGACATTTCCATTGCCAGCTATGTTGCCCATGGGATGGAACAGAAGAAGCGCTTTGCGCTCTATCACGAGATGAGCCGGGTAACCGGATCCCGGGTCATCATTCATGACTACAACGCAAACAGGAACCCATTCACCAGCCTCATCGAGTACCTTGAGCGTGGCGATTACTTCCACTTCATCAAACATGCACAGACGGAGATGCAGGAGTGCACCAACGAGCTGAGACGTTGCTTCTCACAGGTGGAGGTACTGCAAGTCGGGAAGCGGGCCAACTGGTATATCTGCACCCCAAATCCAAAACCAACGGATACCGACCCATCCAAACCTTGA
- a CDS encoding AraC family transcriptional regulator: MQWIERLNEALIYIENHLDGELSYEKAARLANCSTYHFQRMFTYVAGLPLGEYIRRRKLTKAALELQQGSKVLDVALRYGYDSPTSFNRAFQAVHGLTPSDAKKEGAVLKAFPKISFSLTIKGDQEMEYRIERKEAFRVVGVSRTISKDMEESMRVVPLFWAEKAKDGTIAKLCSYLKEGDGLFGLCTNTDELDHWTYTIGIAKDDVELEGMESQMVGPSLWAIFPGRGPMPQTIQEVERRIITEWLPTSGYEFAEGVDIEVYLDNDPTNQSFEVWMPIKQ; encoded by the coding sequence ATGCAATGGATCGAACGGCTCAATGAGGCACTCATCTACATCGAGAACCATCTGGATGGGGAACTATCCTATGAGAAAGCGGCCCGGTTGGCAAACTGCTCAACCTACCACTTCCAAAGGATGTTCACCTATGTGGCGGGTCTCCCGCTGGGCGAGTACATCAGACGAAGGAAACTCACCAAGGCAGCCCTTGAACTGCAGCAGGGCAGCAAGGTCTTGGACGTAGCTCTTCGGTATGGCTACGACTCCCCCACTTCGTTCAACCGAGCGTTTCAGGCCGTTCACGGCCTCACGCCTTCGGATGCAAAGAAGGAAGGGGCAGTGCTCAAGGCGTTTCCCAAGATAAGCTTCAGTCTGACCATCAAAGGAGATCAGGAAATGGAGTATCGGATTGAACGCAAGGAAGCGTTTCGCGTGGTGGGCGTAAGCCGTACGATCAGCAAGGACATGGAGGAGAGCATGCGTGTTGTGCCTCTCTTCTGGGCTGAGAAAGCCAAGGATGGCACGATAGCGAAGCTTTGCAGCTACCTGAAGGAAGGAGATGGGCTTTTCGGCCTGTGCACCAACACCGACGAGTTGGATCATTGGACCTATACCATCGGCATCGCAAAGGACGACGTGGAGCTGGAAGGAATGGAGAGCCAGATGGTAGGCCCTTCCCTCTGGGCAATCTTTCCCGGTAGAGGGCCCATGCCCCAGACCATCCAGGAGGTGGAGAGGCGGATCATCACCGAATGGCTCCCCACCAGCGGCTATGAGTTTGCCGAAGGCGTGGATATCGAGGTCTACCTCGACAACGATCCGACCAACCAGAGCTTTGAAGTCTGGATGCCGATCAAGCAGTAA
- a CDS encoding amidohydrolase family protein: protein MLLTNTRYLDETFHLKSADIRISGTKIGMIELHLEPAEGEEVFDCSSYLLYPGLIDAHVHTPDTLLRGLFCDKSLHQWCDESEQGRLQQRLFDYLDGSVPTDAFRTLVQYAYLRYLKSGVICIVETGQADSSCQTLENTAQQAGMKALLDWYDEIPGGSNRSDTIVRGTHLPEEEELDQAGLEAAKERVAAGQGPLMTHCLETTFRRQEALRKFGISTVKLLDREGLLGKDTLLFHCIETDEEDKQLLCESQAYLVHCPVSNQLCSEGTMALGQLLQGGARIGLGTDFLTHDIWEVMRTTYRELKMDSHPERWKAEHVWKLATTSPAPQLYQGSIEVGNSADLLFIEDSLSLSPLVELPTFSNVAFNTLTFTRSEHIREVMVNGKWVIRQGKSVLLDEQEIETTYRSLLAEIFSNQLLHARERQIDRSDPAYQQRMLT, encoded by the coding sequence ATGCTATTGACCAACACCCGATACTTGGATGAAACCTTTCATCTCAAGTCTGCTGACATCAGGATCAGCGGTACCAAGATAGGAATGATTGAGCTACATCTTGAACCGGCTGAGGGAGAAGAGGTGTTTGACTGCTCCTCCTACCTTCTCTACCCCGGTCTCATCGATGCACACGTGCACACACCCGATACACTGCTTCGTGGGCTCTTTTGCGACAAGAGCCTCCACCAATGGTGTGACGAAAGTGAGCAAGGCCGCCTTCAGCAACGGCTCTTCGACTATCTGGACGGGTCGGTTCCAACCGATGCATTCAGAACGCTCGTGCAGTATGCGTACCTGCGCTATCTCAAGAGCGGGGTGATTTGCATAGTCGAGACAGGGCAGGCTGATTCCTCCTGCCAAACACTGGAAAACACTGCACAACAGGCAGGAATGAAAGCACTGCTGGATTGGTACGATGAGATACCCGGAGGAAGCAACCGTTCAGATACCATCGTACGAGGCACTCACCTACCGGAAGAGGAAGAACTGGACCAAGCCGGGTTGGAAGCCGCAAAAGAGCGTGTTGCTGCAGGACAGGGGCCGCTGATGACACACTGTCTGGAAACTACGTTCCGCAGGCAGGAAGCACTCAGGAAATTCGGCATCTCCACCGTGAAGCTACTTGATCGTGAAGGATTGCTCGGCAAGGATACCCTCCTCTTCCATTGCATCGAAACCGATGAGGAGGACAAGCAGTTGCTGTGTGAAAGCCAAGCATATCTGGTGCACTGCCCTGTCTCAAACCAACTGTGCAGTGAAGGCACCATGGCACTTGGTCAGTTGCTCCAAGGGGGTGCACGCATCGGTTTGGGTACCGATTTCCTCACCCATGACATCTGGGAAGTGATGCGAACCACGTACCGTGAGCTGAAGATGGACAGCCATCCCGAACGCTGGAAGGCAGAGCATGTCTGGAAGTTGGCAACCACAAGCCCCGCTCCCCAGCTCTACCAGGGATCCATCGAGGTGGGGAACAGCGCTGACCTGCTTTTCATCGAAGACTCGCTCTCTCTCTCACCCTTGGTGGAACTGCCCACGTTCTCCAACGTGGCTTTCAATACCCTGACCTTTACCAGAAGTGAGCACATCAGGGAGGTGATGGTCAACGGCAAGTGGGTGATCAGGCAAGGCAAAAGTGTACTGCTTGATGAACAGGAGATTGAAACAACCTACCGGTCACTCCTGGCAGAGATCTTCTCCAACCAGCTCCTCCATGCGCGAGAGCGCCAGATCGATCGATCGGATCCTGCGTACCAACAGCGTATGTTGACTTGA
- a CDS encoding purine nucleoside permease produces MKHMNRLLMVATLLLAALVALSAQPVAEKQEVKVLVLGMFEVGENKGDFAGEFQHFYEAYFDGAASYELNSLPLTLYVNEEGIAGAVAGMGKAQASATLTTILGDPRFDFSQTYIVISGCAGMSPERGTLGDVVIADELVDFELGHAWKERDNPEGSSSLFLRSSGYDRSGYIKLNKELADWAYALTKNTVLFDDKAAQAYRANYGSAEAQEKPSVQMGVSVTGDSYWHGKGSSLHADVVTQAYGAGTYMVTQMEDNAFGVAAMNADKLDRLIVVRDVVNYDQPYPTQTVLESLDASSGAFSMGMKNGFAVASKIINTLAGNWDAYGPSTPRNQ; encoded by the coding sequence ATGAAACACATGAATCGTTTGCTGATGGTTGCAACGCTCCTACTTGCAGCGCTTGTCGCCCTTTCTGCCCAGCCGGTTGCGGAGAAGCAGGAAGTGAAGGTGCTTGTCCTGGGCATGTTCGAGGTGGGGGAGAACAAAGGGGATTTCGCCGGGGAGTTCCAGCACTTCTATGAAGCGTACTTCGACGGAGCAGCCTCCTACGAGCTCAATTCCCTGCCACTGACCCTCTATGTCAACGAAGAGGGGATTGCAGGAGCCGTCGCCGGCATGGGCAAGGCACAGGCCAGTGCAACGCTGACCACCATTCTCGGCGATCCGCGGTTCGATTTTTCCCAAACCTACATTGTGATCAGCGGATGCGCCGGAATGAGTCCTGAGCGCGGTACGCTCGGCGATGTGGTCATTGCCGATGAGCTGGTGGATTTTGAACTTGGTCATGCATGGAAGGAGCGTGACAATCCGGAGGGTTCTTCCTCGCTGTTCCTGCGCTCCTCTGGCTATGACCGATCTGGCTATATCAAGCTCAACAAGGAGCTTGCAGATTGGGCCTATGCGCTCACGAAAAATACAGTGCTGTTTGACGACAAGGCCGCCCAGGCCTACCGTGCCAACTATGGATCTGCTGAAGCACAGGAGAAGCCCAGCGTGCAGATGGGTGTATCGGTGACCGGTGACAGTTACTGGCATGGGAAGGGTTCTTCGCTGCATGCCGATGTCGTGACCCAGGCCTATGGGGCAGGAACCTACATGGTCACGCAGATGGAAGACAATGCCTTTGGTGTGGCTGCCATGAACGCTGACAAGCTCGATCGCCTCATCGTGGTACGTGACGTGGTCAACTATGACCAGCCGTATCCGACGCAGACGGTACTTGAGAGCCTTGATGCATCCTCGGGCGCCTTCTCCATGGGGATGAAGAACGGTTTTGCCGTTGCTTCGAAGATCATCAACACCTTGGCGGGGAACTGGGATGCCTATGGTCCCTCCACGCCCAGAAACCAATGA